The following coding sequences are from one Halobacteriovorax sp. JY17 window:
- a CDS encoding HPr family phosphocarrier protein, with amino-acid sequence MINKDITVKKEHGLHARPAAEFVKLASTFESEITLKYNDEEVDAKSIMSIMSLGVSTGETLNISIEGTDQDAALASITNFLTEV; translated from the coding sequence ATGATTAACAAAGATATTACAGTAAAAAAAGAACATGGATTACACGCAAGACCTGCTGCTGAATTTGTAAAATTAGCAAGTACTTTTGAAAGTGAAATCACTCTAAAATATAATGACGAAGAAGTCGATGCCAAATCAATTATGAGCATTATGTCTCTTGGAGTAAGTACTGGGGAAACTCTAAATATTTCAATTGAAGGGACAGACCAAGACGCTGCCCTAGCGTCGATCACAAACTTTCTTACAGAAGTTTAA
- a CDS encoding DoxX family protein — MKLNLGLLILRLFAGLTMLISHGWPKLSNFSAMSTKFPDVIGLGSQVSLSLAVFSEVFCSIALVIGLLTRWVSIPLLITMAVAFFIVHGSDPFNSKELAFMYMGVYATLICTGSGDFSIDRFIKK; from the coding sequence ATGAAACTAAATTTAGGATTATTAATACTTAGACTATTTGCAGGACTTACTATGTTAATTAGTCACGGATGGCCAAAATTATCAAATTTTAGCGCAATGTCTACAAAATTTCCTGATGTCATCGGACTTGGCTCACAGGTAAGTTTATCGCTAGCAGTCTTTAGCGAAGTCTTTTGCTCAATTGCCTTAGTCATAGGTCTTCTTACTAGATGGGTCTCAATCCCTCTTTTAATCACTATGGCAGTCGCCTTCTTTATAGTCCATGGAAGTGATCCATTTAATAGTAAAGAGCTGGCCTTCATGTATATGGGAGTCTATGCCACTTTAATCTGTACAGGTTCAGGTGATTTTTCTATTGATAGATTTATTAAGAAGTAA
- a CDS encoding tRNA-uridine aminocarboxypropyltransferase, with translation MSSRFSNRDKRCANCRISPPLCFCNILIKRDHETPVRIVMHKAEMTLTTNTAYFAEKMLSDCEILVRGLIDRPLDIETHIEDSNYTPLYLFPDEDSVELTSDFINSLDRPPLLVVPDGSWQQAKKFKRRESALSKMQSVKLPTNITSNYRLRTSPAPGAVCTYEAIAIALGICEGRELERDLLEVFQVITDRMYHSRKGIVTLAQLENILKKK, from the coding sequence ATGAGCTCGAGATTTTCAAATAGAGACAAGAGGTGTGCAAATTGCAGGATTTCTCCTCCTCTTTGCTTTTGTAATATATTAATAAAGAGAGACCATGAGACTCCAGTAAGAATTGTCATGCACAAAGCTGAGATGACACTTACGACTAATACTGCGTACTTTGCTGAGAAGATGTTAAGTGATTGTGAAATTCTTGTTCGCGGCTTAATAGATAGACCGCTAGATATAGAGACTCATATAGAGGATTCTAATTACACACCTCTCTATCTTTTTCCGGATGAGGATTCAGTAGAGCTAACAAGTGATTTTATTAATTCTCTAGATAGACCTCCACTCTTAGTTGTTCCTGATGGGTCTTGGCAGCAGGCTAAGAAATTTAAGCGAAGAGAGAGCGCCCTTTCCAAGATGCAATCAGTGAAACTTCCTACTAATATAACTTCTAATTATCGTCTAAGGACGTCTCCGGCTCCCGGGGCAGTATGCACTTATGAGGCCATAGCCATTGCTCTTGGAATTTGCGAAGGAAGAGAATTGGAAAGAGATTTATTAGAGGTTTTTCAAGTCATCACAGATCGGATGTATCATTCTAGAAAGGGAATTGTCACTCTTGCTCAATTGGAAAATATTCTAAAAAAGAAGTAG
- a CDS encoding glycoside hydrolase family 15 protein, translating to MRILVLLIAVLQLSFTYAGNVDSLTKRLFANISPDGTTRGAVVASPSKENPNYFYHWIRDAALVMNVVNDLYLRELDPIQKNNLKEMMLDFAIFSKDNQQTHTLSGLGEPKYYVDGSGYFEPWGRPQNDGPALRAITLINFANDLLANGEESLVRELLYSADFSDQSVIKTDLEYVSHHWREASFDYWEEVQGQHFSTSLAQRRSLLMGADLAIRLGDPLAAKWYKEQAKLIEGSINAHWDNSKNYIVHSRNIYHHRSGLDIATILGVLHSAGNDDFYSVTSDRVLATSTHLKNSFKEIYKINHNSNLGVAIGRYPEDTYDGLRTDSLGNPWFLATLAYAEYYQKVKRSFTQQKSLNINETNKAFFAELLGEKSISKLKKISLKSTAGKNLIKALDSQIDGFYKRVNYHSSRSGSIAEQMNRDNGYMQGARDLTWSYAAYLSALLSK from the coding sequence ATGAGAATTCTTGTTTTATTGATCGCAGTCTTACAACTTAGTTTTACTTATGCTGGGAACGTTGACTCTTTGACTAAGAGACTCTTTGCCAACATTTCTCCAGACGGAACAACTAGAGGTGCTGTTGTAGCTTCTCCCTCTAAAGAAAATCCAAACTACTTCTATCACTGGATTAGAGATGCGGCGCTCGTGATGAATGTTGTAAATGATCTCTACTTAAGAGAACTCGACCCAATTCAAAAGAATAATCTAAAAGAGATGATGCTTGATTTTGCTATTTTCTCTAAAGACAATCAACAAACTCACACTCTATCGGGTCTCGGAGAGCCAAAGTACTACGTTGATGGAAGTGGATACTTTGAGCCGTGGGGAAGACCACAAAACGATGGGCCGGCGCTCAGGGCAATTACTCTCATAAACTTTGCTAATGATCTATTGGCAAATGGTGAAGAGTCCCTTGTTCGAGAACTTCTTTATAGTGCAGACTTTAGTGATCAATCTGTAATTAAAACAGACTTAGAATATGTTTCTCATCATTGGAGAGAAGCTTCATTTGATTACTGGGAAGAAGTTCAAGGGCAACACTTCTCAACTTCTCTAGCTCAGAGGAGATCACTTCTCATGGGCGCTGATCTTGCGATTAGACTTGGTGATCCTCTGGCAGCGAAGTGGTATAAAGAGCAGGCTAAATTAATAGAAGGTTCAATTAACGCTCACTGGGATAATTCAAAGAATTATATTGTTCACTCAAGAAATATCTATCACCACAGAAGTGGACTTGATATCGCCACAATCCTTGGTGTTCTTCACTCAGCAGGAAATGATGACTTCTACAGTGTGACAAGTGATAGAGTTCTTGCAACAAGTACTCACTTAAAGAATTCATTTAAAGAAATTTATAAAATTAATCACAACTCAAACCTTGGTGTGGCGATTGGAAGATACCCTGAAGATACTTACGACGGGCTAAGAACAGATTCTCTTGGAAACCCTTGGTTTCTAGCGACTCTTGCTTATGCTGAGTACTATCAGAAGGTAAAGAGATCTTTCACTCAGCAGAAGTCTTTAAATATTAACGAGACTAATAAAGCTTTCTTTGCAGAATTACTTGGTGAGAAAAGTATTTCTAAGTTAAAGAAAATTTCTCTAAAATCAACTGCAGGAAAAAACCTCATAAAGGCCCTGGATTCTCAGATTGACGGTTTCTATAAGAGAGTGAATTATCACTCAAGTAGAAGTGGAAGTATTGCTGAGCAGATGAATAGAGATAATGGTTATATGCAAGGAGCGAGAGATCTTACGTGGAGTTATGCTGCGTATTTAAGCGCTCTTCTTTCAAAGTAA
- the ptsP gene encoding phosphoenolpyruvate--protein phosphotransferase, with product MIGRSASPGFAYGKILVLEDLLDSVSESKSTDVDKDISKLEEVTSEVVKALEEISSVSTLKEQREIFEAHTMLAADPSFKKEIIKFIQKEKYSLAFAVKSAGLKYMAQFEALEDDYFKERALDIKDITARFLSVILGRPFANLKDLTEEVILVAKDLTPSQTSQINKEFVKGFITELGGVTSHTAIIARTIQVPAIVGVRDLLSSLTNAQSIAMDGLSGSFHIDPSSEIISKWDSEIEREKELQLILNNYKEKPTITSDGVALKVFGNISSVEDAKAVRDAGAEGVGLLRTEFLFMETNSAPSEEKQFNFYKQIAEVMVDRPVTIRTLDIGGDKEVSYLNLEKEDNPFLGYRAIRICLDRVDLFKDQLRAILRASAFGHLKIMLPMIATCGEIRRAKEIIEECKLELSEKGIPFNERIPVGIMIEIPAAAIMADKLAEEVDFFSIGTNDLIQYTVAVDRMNDKIADLYSYFDPSVIRLIKMTIDGAKASGIEVGMCGSMASELALTELLVGLGLTSFSVTSGSVTSVRKNIIESSKAESEGLIPSILEQADREGILRLLSELPSH from the coding sequence ATGATCGGAAGAAGTGCCTCTCCAGGCTTTGCCTATGGAAAAATTCTAGTTTTAGAAGACCTCCTTGATTCTGTTAGTGAATCAAAGTCAACTGATGTTGATAAAGATATTTCAAAACTAGAGGAAGTCACTTCAGAAGTTGTTAAAGCATTAGAAGAGATTTCAAGTGTTTCAACTCTAAAAGAGCAAAGAGAAATTTTTGAAGCTCATACTATGCTTGCGGCCGATCCAAGCTTTAAGAAAGAGATCATTAAGTTTATTCAAAAAGAAAAATACTCTCTGGCCTTTGCTGTTAAATCAGCAGGTCTAAAATACATGGCCCAATTCGAAGCACTAGAAGATGATTACTTTAAAGAGCGAGCCCTAGATATTAAAGATATTACGGCCCGTTTTCTCTCCGTTATTTTAGGGCGCCCATTTGCAAACCTAAAAGATTTAACAGAAGAAGTGATTCTTGTCGCCAAGGACTTAACACCTTCTCAGACCTCGCAGATTAATAAAGAATTTGTAAAAGGGTTTATTACAGAACTTGGTGGCGTAACTTCTCATACGGCAATTATCGCAAGGACGATTCAGGTTCCAGCAATAGTAGGAGTAAGAGATCTTTTAAGCTCTCTTACTAATGCCCAATCAATTGCTATGGATGGTCTCTCTGGAAGTTTTCATATTGATCCTTCTTCCGAAATTATTTCTAAGTGGGATAGTGAAATTGAAAGAGAGAAAGAGTTACAACTTATTCTTAATAACTACAAAGAGAAGCCAACAATTACTTCTGATGGTGTCGCCCTTAAAGTTTTTGGAAATATCTCATCCGTTGAAGATGCTAAAGCTGTTCGAGATGCTGGCGCTGAAGGGGTTGGTCTACTTAGAACAGAATTTCTCTTTATGGAGACGAACTCTGCACCAAGTGAAGAGAAGCAATTTAACTTCTATAAGCAAATTGCAGAAGTCATGGTTGATCGACCAGTTACAATTAGAACTTTGGATATTGGCGGTGACAAAGAGGTGAGTTATCTCAATCTTGAAAAAGAAGATAATCCCTTTCTTGGCTATAGAGCGATTAGAATTTGCCTTGATAGAGTAGACCTCTTCAAAGATCAGCTGCGAGCAATTCTTAGAGCATCTGCTTTTGGTCATTTAAAAATTATGTTACCAATGATTGCAACTTGCGGTGAAATAAGAAGGGCAAAGGAAATTATTGAAGAATGTAAGCTTGAACTAAGTGAGAAAGGTATCCCTTTTAATGAAAGAATTCCCGTAGGAATAATGATTGAGATTCCGGCAGCTGCGATTATGGCGGATAAGCTTGCGGAGGAAGTAGACTTCTTCAGTATCGGAACCAACGATCTTATTCAATATACTGTTGCTGTAGATCGCATGAACGATAAGATTGCTGACCTCTATTCTTACTTTGACCCTTCAGTGATTAGGCTTATAAAGATGACTATCGACGGAGCGAAAGCAAGTGGAATTGAAGTTGGAATGTGTGGTTCCATGGCCTCTGAGCTTGCTCTAACAGAGCTTCTTGTAGGTTTAGGTCTCACATCTTTTAGTGTGACTTCAGGAAGTGTTACTTCTGTTCGAAAGAATATTATTGAATCAAGCAAAGCCGAAAGCGAAGGTCTTATTCCTTCAATTTTAGAGCAAGCGGATAGAGAAGGAATTCTTCGTCTTTTAAGTGAGTTACCAAGTCACTAA
- the ptsG gene encoding PTS glucose transporter subunit IIBC, which yields MISHFFGTLQKIGKALMLPVSVLPVAGLLLGIGSSGLSWLPSEVSMVMAQAGGAIFGNLPLIFALGVVIGLTDNDGVACIAATVGFVVLLGTMGVIAEINGVPTKEIMGIKSIETGVFGGIISGFVAAVMFKRFYRIKLPDYLGFFSGKRFVPIVTAFAMIAVALILSVIWPPIQGVIKYTSHYAVNENPNAMVFLYGLVERMLIPFGLHHIWNVPFFFEAGEFTNAVGKVFNGDVNRFFAGDPTAGFLGGGYLFKMFGLPAAAIAMWHTAKLENKKLVGSLMISAAFTSFLTGITEPIEFAFLFVAPLLYGLHALMAGTCFLVMNMMGAKLGFTFSHGLIDYVLYYHMDTKPWLVLILGPITALIYYTVFRVVIQKLNILTPGREDKSTEESEVLNATDRAAKIIEGFGGVANIQTLDACITRLRVKVSDISKVNKEKLVDLGATGVIFIGENVQAIFGTQSDIIKSEMEQVIKTPNTQPTSSFISPIAGEVKELCDVPDKVFSEGLMGKGFAINPKSGRIIAPFDGEVVTLFKTNHAIGLKDGEGREVLIHFGIDTVKLKGEGFTSKVQKGDRFKSGDLLLEVDLNFVRENSPSIMTPIIFTNRVEDLKINTLGSVVEGQSNIIDF from the coding sequence ATGATTTCACATTTTTTTGGGACACTGCAAAAGATTGGTAAAGCACTTATGTTGCCAGTGTCAGTTCTTCCTGTAGCAGGTCTCTTGCTGGGGATAGGAAGTTCGGGACTTTCTTGGCTACCTAGTGAAGTCTCAATGGTTATGGCCCAGGCCGGTGGAGCAATTTTTGGAAATCTTCCACTCATCTTCGCTCTTGGCGTGGTCATAGGTCTTACGGACAATGATGGTGTTGCTTGTATTGCGGCCACCGTTGGTTTTGTTGTCCTGCTGGGAACAATGGGTGTCATCGCTGAGATAAACGGCGTACCAACCAAAGAAATTATGGGGATAAAGTCCATCGAGACAGGAGTCTTTGGTGGGATCATAAGTGGTTTTGTTGCGGCGGTGATGTTTAAGCGGTTTTATAGAATTAAACTTCCAGACTATTTAGGTTTCTTTAGTGGAAAGAGATTTGTTCCAATTGTTACGGCGTTCGCTATGATTGCAGTGGCGCTAATTCTAAGTGTCATCTGGCCTCCAATTCAAGGAGTAATTAAATATACATCACACTACGCAGTTAATGAAAATCCAAACGCGATGGTCTTTCTCTATGGTTTGGTAGAGAGAATGCTAATTCCTTTTGGGCTTCACCATATCTGGAACGTTCCATTCTTCTTTGAAGCTGGAGAATTTACCAATGCAGTTGGAAAAGTTTTTAACGGTGATGTTAATAGATTCTTTGCAGGCGACCCTACTGCCGGTTTCCTTGGTGGTGGTTACCTCTTTAAGATGTTTGGCCTACCTGCCGCTGCAATTGCCATGTGGCATACAGCAAAACTTGAGAATAAGAAGCTCGTTGGAAGTCTTATGATTTCTGCGGCCTTCACTTCTTTTCTAACAGGGATTACCGAGCCTATTGAATTTGCCTTTCTCTTTGTGGCGCCTCTTCTTTATGGGCTTCACGCTCTTATGGCGGGAACATGTTTTCTCGTGATGAATATGATGGGAGCAAAGCTTGGCTTTACTTTCTCTCATGGACTTATTGACTATGTTCTCTACTATCACATGGATACAAAGCCGTGGCTTGTTCTTATCCTAGGGCCAATTACTGCTCTAATTTATTACACAGTTTTTAGAGTGGTGATTCAAAAACTTAATATTCTCACTCCAGGAAGAGAAGATAAATCTACAGAAGAAAGTGAAGTTCTTAACGCTACAGATAGGGCAGCGAAGATAATCGAAGGCTTTGGTGGGGTCGCAAATATTCAAACTCTCGACGCTTGTATTACGAGGCTTAGAGTAAAAGTAAGTGATATAAGTAAGGTGAATAAAGAAAAACTCGTAGATCTTGGTGCAACTGGAGTAATCTTCATAGGCGAGAATGTACAAGCAATTTTTGGAACACAATCAGATATAATAAAATCCGAAATGGAACAAGTTATCAAGACACCCAACACACAACCAACAAGCTCCTTCATTTCTCCAATTGCAGGAGAAGTAAAGGAGCTATGTGATGTTCCAGACAAAGTTTTTAGCGAAGGCTTAATGGGGAAGGGATTTGCGATTAATCCAAAGAGCGGAAGAATCATCGCTCCATTTGATGGAGAAGTAGTCACTCTCTTTAAAACCAATCACGCTATAGGTCTGAAAGACGGTGAAGGTAGAGAAGTTCTTATTCACTTTGGAATTGATACTGTGAAATTAAAAGGTGAGGGATTCACTTCTAAAGTACAGAAAGGTGATCGATTCAAAAGCGGCGATCTCTTATTAGAAGTTGACCTCAACTTTGTAAGGGAGAACTCTCCTTCTATTATGACTCCAATTATTTTTACAAATAGAGTTGAAGATCTTAAGATTAATACTCTAGGTTCAGTTGTCGAAGGACAATCTAATATAATAGATTTCTAA
- a CDS encoding S8 family serine peptidase, with product MRTKLAQILLISAIGLGCDKSPASDTIAPKKTISSQRSFECIAPSFDNNFDIDSCAISACEYAGGEFRDDGCECSEGRSFVYEEIPKCLEVEKIISIDRNVRDEHELINYSIFTEENLYSTSVYNFDLSSIIEETNFANFVAPNFLTLYYLEDQRTISKEMVSKSTVLPNVFIRKSFGDISPIESVRFHSSIELSEEAPYYSQVIDYLGTNFNVDESYYYSDKGCLEHCKKVMHILDGDLVIKRTREFFKGILAFDYITIREEELNILSARYDLLGRTILVIDKGQANNPIINYQLYSFSMKASGENLSTIVDESNDLRIKTAKKYNWGNVVLCDNGILPNDKGNSKNVNLQKGPNQNSVYGWLTDVADQSDYLNGVVNLNELGSGVKGASSHARAVFNYMNMVNVASISLNSCLHDFNNWAPNTFKEGFRVVNYSYSDYLDKNACLTNHIWSEVDKNPLSKEMLWVFAAGNEKSYLTPETATLCPQNILAKRENVLIVGSDLGFGGVSNRGEKYVDIFADAPSTSTATAIISSLAGNIAKKYPDLEVSRIRRAIMASAEDEGLPSRSKGRVDSDRAFKAADLLSKKPRIDNYKLLKEVHCNGRSLFCSVDESWTERF from the coding sequence ATGAGAACAAAATTAGCGCAAATACTTTTAATTTCAGCAATAGGACTTGGATGCGATAAGTCTCCAGCCAGCGATACTATTGCTCCAAAGAAGACAATATCTAGTCAGAGAAGTTTTGAGTGTATTGCTCCATCGTTTGACAATAATTTTGACATTGATTCTTGTGCTATTTCAGCGTGTGAGTACGCTGGCGGAGAGTTTAGAGATGATGGATGTGAATGTAGCGAGGGAAGAAGTTTTGTCTATGAAGAGATTCCTAAATGTCTAGAAGTGGAAAAAATTATTTCAATAGATAGAAACGTTAGAGATGAACATGAGTTAATAAATTACTCTATCTTTACGGAAGAAAATCTCTATTCGACAAGTGTCTATAATTTTGACTTATCTTCAATAATAGAAGAGACAAACTTCGCTAATTTCGTTGCTCCAAACTTCCTAACGCTATATTACTTAGAGGATCAAAGAACTATTTCAAAGGAGATGGTCTCTAAGTCTACAGTTCTTCCAAATGTCTTTATTAGAAAGTCTTTTGGAGATATCTCCCCTATTGAATCAGTACGTTTTCACTCAAGTATAGAATTGTCTGAGGAAGCTCCTTACTATTCACAGGTCATTGATTATCTAGGTACTAACTTTAATGTAGATGAATCTTATTACTACTCTGATAAAGGCTGTTTAGAACATTGTAAGAAAGTCATGCATATCCTAGATGGTGATCTTGTTATAAAGAGAACAAGAGAATTCTTCAAAGGAATTTTGGCCTTTGACTATATAACTATAAGAGAAGAAGAATTAAATATCCTATCTGCTAGGTACGACTTATTGGGAAGAACTATTCTTGTTATTGATAAAGGGCAAGCGAATAATCCAATAATTAACTATCAGCTTTACTCGTTCTCTATGAAAGCAAGCGGAGAGAATTTATCTACAATAGTTGACGAGTCTAATGACTTAAGAATTAAGACTGCTAAGAAGTATAACTGGGGTAACGTTGTTCTCTGCGATAATGGAATCTTGCCAAATGATAAAGGGAACTCCAAGAATGTTAATCTTCAAAAAGGTCCTAATCAAAACTCTGTTTACGGTTGGCTAACAGATGTTGCTGATCAAAGTGACTACTTAAATGGAGTTGTAAACTTAAATGAGCTAGGCTCTGGAGTAAAAGGCGCAAGCTCTCACGCCAGAGCAGTTTTCAACTATATGAATATGGTGAATGTAGCCTCTATTAGCCTAAATAGTTGTCTTCATGATTTTAACAATTGGGCCCCAAATACATTTAAAGAAGGCTTTCGTGTAGTAAATTACTCATACTCCGATTACTTAGATAAGAATGCTTGTCTAACGAATCATATCTGGAGTGAGGTTGATAAGAATCCACTTTCAAAAGAAATGCTATGGGTCTTTGCTGCGGGGAATGAGAAGTCCTACCTAACACCTGAAACGGCAACACTTTGCCCGCAGAACATTTTAGCGAAGAGAGAGAACGTCCTCATAGTGGGAAGTGATCTTGGTTTTGGAGGGGTCTCTAATCGCGGTGAAAAGTATGTCGATATATTTGCAGATGCTCCCTCTACTTCAACTGCAACAGCTATCATTAGCTCTCTCGCCGGCAATATTGCCAAGAAGTATCCTGATCTTGAAGTCTCTAGAATCAGAAGAGCCATTATGGCATCCGCTGAAGATGAAGGACTTCCTTCTCGAAGTAAAGGAAGGGTTGACTCTGATCGTGCTTTTAAAGCAGCTGATCTGTTATCGAAAAAACCAAGAATTGATAATTATAAATTACTAAAAGAAGTTCACTGTAATGGAAGAAGTCTCTTTTGTTCTGTGGACGAATCTTGGACCGAAAGATTCTAA
- a CDS encoding Hint domain-containing protein: MNAKKWITSALILMSANSMAAGGFAEARCAAWGDNLTQPQAAERWKWAMKCDVANSRILWTYREYTAPDGSKRPAYPIYGLLDQDYKKEPSNPLGWFPPKSASADCNIPENYEIVGFCAGGCYTADQLILVDGRELFIKDMLESEIKNVMTLDQDSTLDSIATKPGKVFSYMKSIVSGVHPIIKLTTDSGKNLSVTLEHPLVKADGTFIVAQDLEVGSKLLNEFGEIEVVTSIAQEEVEGKVYNLRTEGAEETDRVIVAQGLLNGDLTVQQRKANKANQVLLRKKMIRGELIK; this comes from the coding sequence ATGAATGCAAAGAAATGGATTACAAGCGCATTAATTCTAATGAGCGCAAACTCAATGGCCGCAGGTGGTTTTGCGGAAGCCAGATGTGCTGCGTGGGGAGATAATCTTACGCAACCTCAGGCAGCTGAGAGATGGAAATGGGCCATGAAGTGTGACGTGGCCAATAGTAGAATTCTTTGGACATATAGAGAGTACACGGCACCTGACGGTTCTAAGAGACCTGCCTACCCGATCTACGGTCTCTTAGATCAAGACTATAAGAAAGAACCTTCAAATCCTTTAGGATGGTTTCCACCAAAGAGCGCAAGCGCTGATTGTAATATTCCAGAGAATTATGAAATCGTAGGTTTCTGCGCAGGCGGTTGTTACACAGCAGATCAGCTCATCCTAGTTGATGGAAGAGAATTATTTATTAAAGATATGCTTGAATCTGAAATTAAGAACGTAATGACTCTAGATCAAGATTCAACCCTAGACTCAATCGCAACTAAGCCTGGAAAAGTCTTTTCTTATATGAAGTCTATCGTTAGCGGAGTTCATCCAATAATTAAGCTTACAACTGATAGCGGGAAGAACTTAAGCGTAACACTAGAGCATCCTCTCGTAAAAGCTGACGGAACTTTCATTGTGGCCCAAGACTTAGAAGTTGGATCTAAATTACTTAATGAGTTTGGAGAAATTGAAGTTGTCACTTCTATTGCTCAAGAGGAAGTTGAAGGAAAAGTTTACAACCTAAGAACAGAAGGTGCAGAAGAAACTGACCGTGTCATCGTTGCTCAAGGCTTACTCAATGGAGACTTAACAGTTCAGCAAAGAAAGGCCAACAAGGCCAATCAAGTACTCCTTAGAAAGAAGATGATTCGTGGAGAATTAATTAAATAG